The DNA window AAAATTATAACTTTAGCTTATAGGCAGTTACACATGTGGTAAACTAAACAGTAAAACACAAGATATGAATCATCATAAAACACACTCCTACATATGACAAACAAACAAAGACAAGTACAAACATCATGGAACTTCAAATTAAACTCTCCTTTCAATGAGTCCCACACATGAAAGAGAAAGCATTGATTTAGTTTCTATTGAGAAGTTCTTCTATCATCTGCAAAGCAACTTTCTGTTCATCATCCAAACCATTCTTACATAATTCCTCTTCTGGCTTTACTTTCTCAGCCACAGAATCACTTTTCTTCCTTTCTAACTCAACCATCATAATCCAACTTGATTCGGAACGAGGACCCGCGCCTTTCTGCCACACACCGAAGTTCGAATTCTCTGCATCAAGTCTCAAGCATGTGAGTGAAGGTGAAGGAAACTTGCAACACTTCCTTAACTTTGCACTAAGAACCGCAGAAAACGCTTTCGAAGAACTTGAACTCGAACTCGAAGATGAAATTTTATTTTCCATGTTAATTGGAAAGTTGGTTTTTGCAGTTCTTCCACTCATCAAAACTGCTGCTTCATCATATGCTTTAGCAGCTTCTTCAGCTGTTTCAAATGTTCCTAACCACACCCTCCTTTTCCTATTCACACCACCATATAAAATACAAACATGCattaatatgaatttttattaaaaattttataaagtAAATAAGTGAGAGTGAGGTTAATACAATAATGGATGACGAATCTCAGAGACCCAAGAGCCCCAATGGCGTTGCCTGACACCTCTGAATTTCTTTGATTGTACCATGTTGGTTTAGAATTATCTTCCCTCTCTAGCTAGGTATATGAGGGAGAGAGATGGAAAGAGAGATGTGAGAATTGTGTGAGTTGAAATGTGGAAATGATAGAACAATTTAAGGAACTTTTGTGAACTTATTGCGATAGTATAATAGTGTGACCACTGGCTACATAGTAAATACAAGCCAAAATGATCAAATTATACATTACCTTCTTTGTACTTTAGATGTTGACATTGCAATGAAATGGCTTTAACATATATAGTAGGGCTAGCTAGGGGTTATGATACAAGTTTAAGGAAATCACACAAGCTTCTATGCTTTGTCAAGAATGTTTGGATATAAACCTTAGACTAATATATAATTGTATTTATCATATTTGGTTAGTGGAATGAATTAACAGCTTCAACTCTATATTTGAATACACTTTGATGTAAAAATAATCCATATACATATTGATTTGGagatgtttgaattttttttaatagaaacaaTTTGTTTTTATAGAATAGTTCTAACTTAAAATATAGATTTGTAAGTTTTGTCATCAAACATGTTCTAACTTAAAAGTGGGCCTAAACGGGACGAGCATACACGTTTTTACCGATGAATGATATGATTTCTAACTTTTCTCTCTGAGTTTAAAACATTTCTCTTTTTACTATCTAATAATTTAATGGCCAAAATTTCACCCGAATAATTGAGATATCGGGAGAATTTATATCTCTTAATCAAATATTCATATACAACAACTGAGCAAGTTTAATAAAACTGAATGATAGTTTATGTTTGGAATTTTTAAACGAatctaacaaaataaaaagaagtggaGTGAAACTGAACACAgtgaaataaaatagataaaagtTTCATtctattatttgaatattttaagacAAGACACAGTCATTTTCTAATTCCACCTTAATCAAGAGGTAAAAAAAAATGTTACCAATGAaagaataaaatagaataaatatttattaactcGGATCTACTCCATCCTAATTTAACTAATGCAAACAAGACGATATGAAATAtgcattaaaaatgtaaaatatttttatactgtcaTTCAATAAAAACATGTATTTGATAAAATCacgcttttatttttaaaatattgatatgaCTTGAcaaatttaaagattttaatttcatatatatatttttagggttaatagaattttattttagggtttatatATACCTTTAAACACTAAACTACATAAATAATAGAATTTTatcttagggttaaatatatttttgatctaATAAAATTATCAATTTTGAGTTTTAgtgtttataaaaaaatgatgttttaaTTAGTTATGCATATAATTTTAGTCTCTGTAAAAAGACCAACAcatcatataaaaataattttataaaaactaaaagaTGACTTTTTTTTATTGGGACCAAAAGTCAAACCTTGggataaaaaacatatttaattcttttatttcattttaaaagaCTCCTTTCCATTGTTCCTTCaatccaaagaaaagaaaaattattcttcACAAGGGTATGTAAGTAATTTTAAACTCGTCAATTTAACGACGCCGGTAAACAAACTTGAGATAGATTTCAGAGCGAAAAGAATATGATCCTTGCGGTGCTGTTTGCGAACGCCGAGGGCAATATCCTCATCGAACGGTACTCTTCCATCTCTCTCTGATCTACTAATTTCCTCATTTCTTGTTTTGTTCATAATTTTCTGCAATTTGTTTGATCTGGATGCTGTTCGAACTTTCGATATTggtttttcttgatcttttaatGGATTAGACTAACACACTTGTTaagcattttgaaaatcaaatcttttataagTATACATGGTTAATCCTTTTAATGCTTTGGCAATTAACGAAATTAATAGATcatatatatcatatatttaggGATTTTGATAACCTATTTTGATGTTAAATTGCTAAATTGAGGATTGGTTAGTGTTAGTTAGATTTATACCTAAGAGTAATGTGCTAAATTGCTTCACTTTCTAttgaattggattgaattgagttGAATGGTATTAGCAGAACTTAGTGGATTTATGATTGCAGTTTTCATGGAGTTCCTGCGGAGGAGCGACTACACTGGCGTTCTTTCTTGGTTAAATTAGGAGCGGACAATCTTAAGGGTATAAAAAATGAAGAACTTCTAGTTGCTTGCCACAAGTGAGTATATACTCTTCTCTCATTTGTATGTCATGTATGAATGTTACTTTATATAATAGCACTCTGTAACTTTATCTGATTCTGAACTTGTGGGGAACTGGGAAGGACTAGATTTTGGTTACTAGGAGTGTAGTGGCAAGGTAAGTGGGTTGTTGAATGTGTTTATCTGAATCATTATCAATTAAGTACTATGACAATGATCATTGTAGTCAAGATTGAGTGCTGGATCGTAGGATCTTATGTGCGAAGGATGCCTCAGAGTGATATGATTAGAGAAAGATCGTTTTCGTCGCCGGTGTGGTCAAGATCAAGCTTTTTGAAGCAAgatcgtaaaaaaaaaaaacatgcttGGCCTTTTTTGTTAggccttaatattattttatttttcatgtttttgtGTCTGTGTGTATGAGTATATATGAATTTGCCATTTTTCCCTTCAGTGGGATCTTACGTGTCGTGCTAACTATCCGAGTTTTACGATCTTTCACAAACCGACCGATTTTACTTAAGATCTCATGCTTGACTACATCACTGATAGACTTTGTATAGTTTACATTTGGGCTTTCTATTGCAAAAAGATGAGAACAGAGTGAGTAACAGTAGTTGTTTACTATGATATTTCAGATAGTGTAATCCTTAATGGAAAATTTGGAAATGAGTCGTGgaataggaagctaaacaaatgACATGTGAACTTGTCCAATCAAAATCAGGAATAGATGTTACAGGATTCTCGAGGAAAAAATATTGTTTGATTATTTGCTAATTGTTGTTCATTCATATTCCTTCATTTTTTAAAGTTATGTCTCATACATATGTGTTGAAAGAGTTTTCCTTTTTACATGGTGATTTAGTATTTTACTTCTACTTATCTTTATCAGGTCTGTTTATATTGTATACACAATACTTGGAGATGTCAGTATATACGTTGTGGGGAAGGACGAGTACGATGAACTTGCTTGTATGTATTCTATGAACCAATCTTTTGTATACAATGATGGTAAATggtaaaataaaagtaaacaaatTACTCATCTCAGGTGTTAATGCTGTAATAAGGAATTGCAGCAATATTTCCTACTTGCTGATGGTAAAATTGAACAAGAAATGAGTCACTTAAGTTGTTGATGCTTGAAAATAGATATTCTCATTTTTTTGTATTGAAGTCTGATAACAACCCCACATCTTATTAGAAAGAAATAGGGACAAACCCCAATTAAAAAGATAGTACACTGCAGAACTTTGGCGGGTTTCATCTGCTTATACCCAAAGTCCATAATTATAACAAGATATCACTCCCTCCACTTATTTACAGGTAACaactttatttcttttaattatctCAGCCCAACAAACTAACCTTCTCTATAACAGTCCTTACATACATCTAGTAGTAGTCCCTCCCTCTCTTCCCAACCTTGTCCTCTAGGTGATCAGTTTGGTAAAATATTATTCCGCCAGGGTCCACCAACTTGCATATTAAAGATGATAATGTCTTCTGATATCTAGCAATTGGATGTCTTTTATCTCAATAGCTGCATCAACATTTGTAAGGTTCTTCATTGTTTTTGTCCTTGTCTGCAGTTCTATTTCTTGGGTGTCATCATTGAGACATCAATTATTCTACCTCCTAACATGTTGATTATTTTCTTGACTTATCAAAGAAGTTTGATTCTTCTATGTTACTGTTGTGTCTAGCACTCTAGCACCCATGGCTTTGCCTCTTTTCATGTTGTCAATTGGGTTTCCAAGAATCTCGTCCTTCTTGCACAATCTCTTTACAATGTTACTGTTGTTATTTGATGTACATCCACAACTGTTGCTCCATTTCCTTTTCTTTCTATTGTCTTCAATTCTTGCAAGCTTCTCGTCGCATCACCCCCTCAACCCACCATTCTCATTTAGTCATGAAATGCCTCCTAGAAAAAGGAGCTATTAATTAAAGATGGAAACCTTCCCTCATATTCCCTATATTAATAGAAGATATACTAGCAATTAAAGGATACTCTTGTGGTGTTGGAAGCATGACATTACATTTTAAATAACATAATGGAAAAGCTAGCAATCAGTGAACTAGTAGGGGTACTTCTTAGAATCTAAACTTAGTGGACACTTTTGTCTAACTttccaagaaaataaaaataaaaacatttactTAAAAGACAAAGTTATTTGTTCATGGTAACAGTTGATGTCTTCAGCATTCATAATAATACCAAGTGACTCGAGCATATTGTTAACGGTTGgaaattgaaattttgaaagaaaaaaaagttcatGTTATAAGGCCAATTCTACAGTGCACAGGCGAGATAAGTCTTGCACCATGTACATGGTTGTTTCTAGCATTGGATCAATAAGTCTCACCATTGGATCAAATGAGATATGATTAgatttattgatcaaatggtaGAAAACAAAATCGTGCATGGTGCAAGAATAACTTGTGTACATAAGGAAAAGCCTATTAAAGCTGTCAAGAACTTTAGTAACTTTATGTCGACAATACTAATTTACCAGTGTTTTGCTTCTATCCAGTGTCGGAGGTGATCTTTACAATAACCTCAGCTGTCAAGGATGTATGTGGGAAGCCCCCAACTGAGCGCCGTTTCCTTGATAAGTATGGAAGAATCTGCTTGTGTTTGGATGAAATTGTATGGAAGGTGAGAAGACTTGGTGGACAATGTTTAGTAAAAGATCACAGCTAACTTTTGAAAATGTTCTCGGTTTACTCATTCATTCTACTTACCTTAGACATCGTTTCTTGACATTCACATAGTGTATGTCATCACATGCATCTCTATAGTTATTATAGATATTGTTATTTGATGTTAATTATTTTGCATGAGACTCGTCACATTATGATTATCTTCTTCTATGCACATGAAATGACACCCCATCTAATAAGAATAAATGGGAACTGAAGCATAAAAACAGACGGGTTCCCCCCATATTTTATGCAAAACTTGCTACTTTGTCTCTGTTCACTATACACactatctttttgcattccatTGTTGCAAAGAGGAAATTCTTCTTGATGTTGTGCTTACATATTTTGTGTGTATCTTTTGAAGGGATATTTGGAAAATACGGAAAAAGATAGAATCAAGAGATTGATAAGGTTGAAGCCTCCTACTGAGTTCTGAATGAGAAATTCTGAGGCAGTCATTATAGAATCAGTGGTTTGAGTTGTGTGTTGAGCATCTTGTGCTTAGAATGGCATGTAACAGAAGCCAGGCAAAAACCTCTAGGTATGATATTCTATTATCTAATATGGTGCAGGTGAGGATTTTGCTTAGCCCATAAATACTTGTATTAACATCAACATTATTGATTAAACATTTTGTCATGTTGTAACATCTATATTGTTCATTTTATTCTACCTTTACCTTGTGCAATGTgtatttttttcattctttcttGGTTTGCTCTTCTAAGTATACTTTTGTTTGATGAGACATGCTTTTTATTCCAATGGTGATTCATGTACCAGATGTTGACATGCTTGCTTGCTGCTTTAagcttcttttattttaaaacattaaGACAAAATTTGGGAACCTATATCTTCTTGGAAAGAAACATAAAGGTTTACAGTTACTACTGGTTTCAATCCCAGAAACCCTTGTGAGATTATATCATAAAAAGGCAAGTTCGTATGTTGACAAGTGATGTTGAGTAATCTTTTTCCTTCTCCTGATTCAGCACCATATCTAGCATGCTCTAAACGGCCGCCAAATGCTACATAGACATagaaaattaggttttttttttgtaatttaagTTTGCAAGTTCAT is part of the Vicia villosa cultivar HV-30 ecotype Madison, WI linkage group LG2, Vvil1.0, whole genome shotgun sequence genome and encodes:
- the LOC131654081 gene encoding ethylene-responsive transcription factor WIN1-like; translated protein: MVQSKKFRGVRQRHWGSWVSEIRHPLLKRRVWLGTFETAEEAAKAYDEAAVLMSGRTAKTNFPINMENKISSSSSSSSSSKAFSAVLSAKLRKCCKFPSPSLTCLRLDAENSNFGVWQKGAGPRSESSWIMMVELERKKSDSVAEKVKPEEELCKNGLDDEQKVALQMIEELLNRN
- the LOC131654083 gene encoding uncharacterized protein LOC131654083 encodes the protein MILAVLFANAEGNILIERFHGVPAEERLHWRSFLVKLGADNLKGIKNEELLVACHKSVYIVYTILGDVSIYVVGKDEYDELALSEVIFTITSAVKDVCGKPPTERRFLDKYGRICLCLDEIVWKGYLENTEKDRIKRLIRLKPPTEF